One Ensifer adhaerens genomic window, GTCGCACGTCGAGCCATCCGGTCGTTCCCTCATTTCCGGGTGCGTGTAGCCGGCTGCCGGGCAAAGAGCCTGCGGAAGACCGGGTAGATGTCGGCGGGTTTGGCAATCCGGGTCATCTGGAAGTTCGATTTCTCGCCATCCACCGTGCGATAGGAGCGCCAGAGCGCGGTGCCGTTGTCCGTCGATCCGAAGATTTCCGTCTCGCGCTCGTCGATGATCTCGACATAGGCGTAGTACTGGCAGAGTTTCGTCAGCTTCTCTCGGAGGAGCGCGGCGCAATGCTCGCTGTCGCCGATGATGTTGTCGCCGTCGGAGGCCTGCGCAGCATAGATGTTCCAGATCTGCGAGGGGTAGCGGTCCTCGATGATCCTGATCATCTCCTCGAGCGCGGTCGAGACAATCGTGCCGCCGCTCTGGGTGCTGTAGAAGAATGTCTCCTCGTCGACCTCGCGGGCCTCGTCCGTGTGGCGGATGAAGACGATGTCGATCCGTTCGTAACGCCGCTTCAGGAACAGGTGCAGCAGCACGAAGAAGCGCTTGGCGAGGTCCTTCTCGCGTTCGCCCATGGAGGCCGAGACGTCCATTAGGCAGAACATCACCGCATTGGCATTCGGCAGCGGCTGCTGCTCGAAGCGGTTGAAGCGGATGTCGACCGGGTCGACATAGGGTATGCGCCTTCGCTTTTTCTCGATCTTTTCCAGTTCGCTGCGCAGTTCGCTGAGCCTTTGGCGGTCCTTCGGCGAAATCTCCGGG contains:
- a CDS encoding YeaH/YhbH family protein, which translates into the protein MPNFIDRRLNPKDKSLGNRQRFLKRAREELKRVIKEQVKSDRIIDVDAAHGVPMPTDGANEPTFQPARGSGARNYVLPGNKQFSAGDRLPKPEAGGGGGGKGRPGTGESEDDFQFILSREEVLDLFFEDLELPDMVKLSLKETVTFKPRRAGFATAGTPTNINVGRTMRNSFGRRLALHRPKEKELTALTEEIARIEAAPEISPKDRQRLSELRSELEKIEKKRRRIPYVDPVDIRFNRFEQQPLPNANAVMFCLMDVSASMGEREKDLAKRFFVLLHLFLKRRYERIDIVFIRHTDEAREVDEETFFYSTQSGGTIVSTALEEMIRIIEDRYPSQIWNIYAAQASDGDNIIGDSEHCAALLREKLTKLCQYYAYVEIIDERETEIFGSTDNGTALWRSYRTVDGEKSNFQMTRIAKPADIYPVFRRLFARQPATRTRK